The following are encoded in a window of Mycobacterium decipiens genomic DNA:
- a CDS encoding class I SAM-dependent methyltransferase — protein sequence MGAQRFINEFKPANKVFNLLAYLQFQLQYSVAKLRDWKDSQSPAKDPVPPARLRHRVHGNLSRASYLEVGRNVAKDIADLCRIAGRDFYSFTDILDFGCGCGRVIQNFRDPAKPCNLYATDIDPDLVSWGKSNLSDIRWSVNSHHAPSPFNDNSFDLIYCVSVFTHLDEDLQHEWLRELQRIARPGSTLILTVHGGHHIGALDASYRNEIRQRGFLYITSAEGRLKLDGLPDFYQSTYHTKEYIHKVWSQYFDIVDYVERGINNDQDAVLLRKPKREESTLG from the coding sequence ATGGGAGCCCAGAGATTTATCAACGAGTTCAAGCCGGCGAACAAGGTATTTAATCTGCTGGCATATCTTCAGTTTCAGCTTCAGTATTCAGTAGCGAAACTGCGCGACTGGAAGGATAGTCAAAGCCCCGCAAAGGACCCTGTCCCTCCGGCGAGGCTTCGACATCGCGTCCATGGGAACCTGAGTAGAGCGTCCTACCTAGAAGTAGGTAGGAACGTTGCAAAAGATATCGCCGACCTGTGCCGTATTGCCGGTCGCGATTTCTACTCCTTCACAGACATCCTAGACTTCGGTTGCGGCTGCGGCAGGGTCATCCAAAATTTCCGTGACCCGGCCAAACCATGCAACCTGTACGCCACGGATATCGATCCGGACCTGGTGAGCTGGGGCAAAAGCAACCTGAGCGACATTCGATGGAGCGTAAACAGCCATCACGCCCCATCACCCTTCAACGATAACTCGTTTGATCTAATCTACTGCGTCTCCGTTTTTACACATTTGGATGAAGATTTGCAACATGAATGGCTGCGGGAGCTTCAACGTATCGCGCGACCAGGGAGTACTCTTATCTTGACAGTCCACGGCGGACATCATATTGGAGCATTAGACGCTTCCTATCGAAACGAGATTCGCCAACGTGGATTTCTGTATATCACGTCGGCGGAAGGAAGGTTAAAACTCGATGGGTTACCCGACTTCTACCAGTCCACGTATCATACGAAAGAGTATATCCATAAGGTATGGTCGCAGTATTTTGACATTGTAGATTATGTTGAACGCGGGATTAATAATGACCAAGACGCGGTGCTGCTAAGAAAGCCGAAGCGCGAGGAATCTACACTGGGATAG